Proteins encoded by one window of Lepeophtheirus salmonis chromosome 10, UVic_Lsal_1.4, whole genome shotgun sequence:
- the LOC121125437 gene encoding low choriolytic enzyme, with amino-acid sequence MLPIKLLLLFIVTIQRTYSELQHAACQILYDKYNVERIGSRNMLSGAVWPNNIVPYEIGPGFSDGNLDIVKSAMREIESRTCVKWRPRNSEKSYVYISNDKNGCYANLGYNSNRQKHLLNLQKWNGYSSCMVEGIAVHEMFHIMGYAHEQNRPDRDEFVKIHWTRIIRRYVHNFFRSINPGEADVPPICNSWSNATTFDNCYSGYETETFGYRYDYGSIMHYGLWDFRKAKDKVMDTTKRVSPGVKIGQRVKMTDLDAGKVNAKYKCQPASTLFPISTKSFSTSRTPDCLDISTLCQHLKDKCSFSFMHKSCRRTCGLCPPDQVTTATPKPTKANTTAKPIKICFKENLCTVAKRHCT; translated from the exons ATGTTACCCATCAAGTTACTATTGTTATTTATTGTCACTATTCAAAGAACATATTCTG AGCTTCAACATGCAGCATGTCAAATTTTATACGATAAGTATAACGTTGAAAGAATTGGATCCAGAAATATGTTGAGTGGTGCAGTGTGGCCGAATAATATAGTTCCTTACGAAATAGGTCCTGGATTCAGTGATGGTAATTTGGATATTGTAAAGTCGGCAATGAGGGAGATTGAATCTAGAACGTGTGTTAAGTGGAGGCCGCGAAATTCTGAGAAATCTTACGTTTATATCAGTAATGACAAAAACGGTTGTTATGCTAACCTTGGTTATAATTCCAATAGACAGAAACATTTGTTAAACTTGCAAAAATGGAATGGTTATAGCTCCTGCATG GTTGAAGGAATTGCGGTTCACGAAATGTTTCATATAATGGGGTATGCTCATGAACAGAACCGACCTGACCGAGAtgaatttgttaaaatacaCTGGACAAGAATTATACGACGATacgttcataattttttcagatCTATTAACCCTGGAGAAGCAGATGTGCCACCCATATGCAATTCATGGAGTAATGCTACAACATTTGACAATTGCTATTCAGGTTATGAAACTGAGACTTTTGGATACCGCTATGACTATGGATCGATTATGCATTATGGTCTATGGGA CTTTAGGAAGGCAAAGGACAAAGTCATGGATACAACTAAAAGAGTATCTCCAGGAGTCAAAATTGGTCAGAGAGTGAAAATGACAGATCTTGATGCAGGAAAAGTTAATGCCAAATATAAATGTCAACCAGCATCAACATTATTTccaatttcaacaaaaagttTCTCAACAAGTCGAACCCCTG aTTGTTTAGATATTTCTACACTGTGTCAACATTTAAAAGATAAGTGCAGTTTTTCCTTTATGCATAAATCATGTCGAAGAACATGTGGGCTGTGTCCCCCCGACCAAGTAACAACAGCAACCCCGAAACCAACCAAAGCCAACACTACAGCAAAACCTATTAAAA tttgtttCAAGGAAAATTTATGTACCGTAGCAAAACGGCATTGTACATAA
- the LOC121125438 gene encoding low choriolytic enzyme: MLPIKLLLLFIVTIQRTYSELQHAACQILYDKYNVERIGSRNMLSGAVWPNNIVPYEIGPGFSDGNLDIVKSAMREIESRTCVKWRPRNSEKSYVYISNDKNGCYANLGYNSNRQKHLLNLQKWDGYSSCMVEGIAVHEMFHIMGYAHEQNRPDRDEFVKIHWTRIIRRYVHNFFRSINPGEADVPPICNSWSNATTFDNCYSGYETETFGYRYDYGSIMHYGLWDFRKAKDKVMDTTIGVSPGVKIGQRVKMTDLDAGKVNAKYKCQPASTLFPISTTATSKSTSKNKKPDCSKESVLCPYLKISCDSKYMQGKCPKKCGLCPTTPNPTTTTTRAIETCLFKEELCRIGKNDC, encoded by the exons ATGTTACCCATCAAGTTACTATTGTTATTTATTGTCACTATTCAAAGAACATATTCTG AGCTTCAACATGCAGCATGTCAAATTTTATACGATAAGTATAACGTTGAAAGAATTGGATCCAGAAATATGTTGAGTGGTGCAGTGTGGCCGAATAATATAGTTCCTTACGAAATAGGTCCTGGATTCAGTGATGGTAATTTGGATATTGTAAAGTCGGCAATGAGGGAGATTGAATCTAGAACGTGTGTTAAGTGGAGGCCGCGAAATTCTGAGAAATCTTACGTTTATATCAGCAATGACAAAAACGGTTGTTATGCTAACCTTGGTTATAATTCAAATAGACAGAAACATTTGTTAAACTTGCAAAAATGGGATGGTTATAGCTCCTGCATG GTTGAAGGAATTGCGGTTCACGAAATGTTTCATATAATGGGGTATGCTCATGAACAGAACCGACCTGACCGAGAtgaatttgttaaaatacaCTGGACAAGAATTATACGACGATacgttcataattttttcagatCTATTAACCCTGGAGAAGCAGATGTGCCACCCATATGCAATTCATGGAGTAATGCTACAACATTTGACAATTGCTATTCAGGTTATGAAACTGAGACTTTTGGATACCGCTATGACTATGGATCGATTATGCATTATGGTCTATGGGA CTTTAGGAAGGCAAAGGACAAAGTCATGGATACAACTATAGGAGTATCTCCAGGAGTCAAAATTGGTCAGAGAGTGAAAATGACAGATCTTGATGCAGGAAAAGTTAATGCCAAATATAAATGTCAACCAGCATCAACATTATTTCCAATTTCGACAACAGCGACTTCAAAAAgtacctcaaaaaataaaaaacctg aTTGCTCTAAAGAAAGTGTTCTGtgtccatatttaaaaattagctGTGATTCTAAGTATATGCAAGGTAAATGTCCAAAAAAATGTGGTTTGTGTCCAACAACCCCAAATCCAACTACTACAACCACAAGAGCTATTGAAA cctGTCTCTTTAAGGAAGAATTATGTCGCATAGGAAAAAATGATTGCTGA